In Dolichospermum flos-aquae CCAP 1403/13F, the following proteins share a genomic window:
- a CDS encoding cytochrome c oxidase subunit 3 encodes MQGQIIDTGKTELSHHTTVSHHEEHPDHRLTGLFMFLVAEGMIFMGLFGAYLTYRSTIPVWPPVGTPDLELLLPTVNTSILIASSFVMHNADTAIKKNDTKGMRVWLAITAVMGAIFLAGQVYEYTHLEFSLTTNLFASTFYVLTGFHGLHVTIGVLAILAVLWRSRTPGHYSNEKRFGIEAAEIYWHFVDVIWIILFGLLYLL; translated from the coding sequence ATGCAAGGTCAAATTATTGACACGGGGAAAACTGAATTAAGTCACCACACAACTGTTTCTCATCATGAGGAACATCCAGATCATCGTTTGACTGGTCTATTTATGTTCCTTGTGGCTGAGGGAATGATTTTTATGGGTTTGTTTGGTGCATACCTGACTTACCGTTCTACTATTCCGGTTTGGCCACCAGTAGGGACACCGGATTTAGAATTGTTGTTACCTACTGTGAATACTTCTATTTTGATAGCTAGTAGTTTTGTGATGCACAATGCTGATACTGCTATTAAAAAGAATGATACTAAGGGAATGCGGGTTTGGTTGGCAATTACCGCAGTTATGGGGGCGATTTTTTTGGCAGGTCAGGTTTATGAATATACTCATTTAGAGTTTAGTCTGACTACCAATTTATTCGCTAGTACGTTTTATGTTTTGACTGGGTTTCACGGCTTGCACGTTACCATCGGTGTTTTAGCGATTTTAGCAGTGTTGTGGCGATCGCGTACTCCTGGACACTACAGCAATGAAAAACGATTCGGGATTGAAGCAGCGGAAATTTACTGGCATTTTGTAGATGTAATTTGGATTATTTTGTTCGGATTA